In bacterium, one genomic interval encodes:
- a CDS encoding spore maturation protein encodes MREAFVAFVQAASDWAVPVLFLVIAGAALYKKVRVYEEFIEGAKEGFNVGVRIIPYVVAILCAIAIFRASGALDATVNLLSGVLEPLAIPPEILPMAIIRPMSGSGAMGVLSEGLKSYGPDSLIGNMMSVMMGSTETTFYVLAVYFGSISVRTTRHTLAACLIGDAAGILAAIYVSQWFFN; translated from the coding sequence ATGAGAGAGGCCTTTGTTGCCTTCGTGCAGGCGGCCTCGGACTGGGCCGTACCGGTGCTGTTTCTGGTGATTGCCGGCGCCGCGCTCTACAAAAAGGTGCGAGTGTATGAGGAATTCATCGAGGGGGCTAAAGAGGGGTTCAACGTCGGCGTGCGGATTATTCCGTACGTCGTGGCGATCCTCTGTGCGATCGCGATTTTTCGCGCGTCAGGAGCGCTCGACGCGACGGTGAATCTGTTAAGCGGCGTGCTTGAACCGCTGGCCATTCCGCCGGAGATCTTGCCAATGGCGATCATCCGGCCGATGTCGGGTTCCGGCGCGATGGGTGTGCTGTCGGAGGGGCTGAAAAGTTATGGCCCCGATTCGCTGATCGGCAACATGATGTCCGTCATGATGGGTTCAACCGAAACGACGTTTTACGTGTTGGCCGTCTATTTCGGCTCGATCTCTGTGCGCACGACGCGGCATACGCTCGCCGCGTGCCTGATCGGTGACGCGGCAGGAATTCTCGCGGCGATCTATGTAAGTCAGTGGTTCTTCAACTAA
- a CDS encoding nucleoside recognition protein, with protein sequence MFTGKMADVTKATVDAAKTSVELCIGLIGIMALWLGFMRLAEGAGLVQGLAKLMRPVMKRLFPDVPPDHPAMGSMLSNIAANMLGLGNSATALGLKAMQDLKSLSKLGDTATNAMATFLAMNSAAITLIPATVIAMRASAGSQNPTGIIGPTLIASVIALVVSMVAVKLLEKLKRFRVEEPKP encoded by the coding sequence ATGTTCACCGGCAAGATGGCCGACGTGACGAAAGCGACAGTGGATGCGGCCAAGACCTCCGTGGAGCTGTGCATTGGACTGATCGGGATTATGGCTTTGTGGCTGGGTTTTATGAGGTTAGCCGAAGGGGCCGGGTTGGTGCAGGGGCTGGCCAAGTTGATGCGCCCAGTTATGAAACGGCTTTTCCCCGACGTGCCTCCTGACCATCCGGCGATGGGTTCCATGCTCTCGAACATTGCGGCAAACATGTTGGGTCTCGGCAACTCGGCCACGGCGCTTGGTCTGAAAGCGATGCAGGACCTCAAGAGCCTTAGCAAACTGGGGGACACTGCGACGAATGCCATGGCGACGTTTCTGGCCATGAACTCGGCGGCGATCACGCTGATTCCGGCAACCGTGATTGCCATGCGCGCATCGGCGGGTTCGCAGAATCCAACAGGGATCATCGGTCCCACGCTGATTGCCAGCGTGATCGCGCTCGTCGTCAGCATGGTAGCGGTGAAGCTGCTCGAGAAGCTCAAGCGCTTTCGCGTGGAGGAACCTAAGCCATGA